A section of the Neisseria dumasiana genome encodes:
- a CDS encoding Lrp/AsnC family transcriptional regulator: MAQITLDKTDLKILQVLQENGRLTNVELSERVALSPSPCLRRLKQLEDAGIIRQYAALLSPVAVKLGLQAFIRVSIDKAVEARDDFSSAVQNWPEVLSCFALTGETDYLLHAFFTDMNAFSHFVLDTLLSHPGVQDAKSSFVLKEIKNTTALPLGHLHQD, encoded by the coding sequence ATGGCACAAATCACTCTGGATAAAACCGATTTAAAAATCTTGCAGGTATTACAAGAAAACGGCCGCCTGACCAATGTGGAGCTTTCCGAGCGGGTGGCATTGTCGCCCTCTCCGTGTCTGCGCCGTTTGAAGCAGCTCGAAGATGCCGGCATCATCCGCCAATATGCGGCGTTGCTCTCGCCGGTGGCGGTCAAACTGGGGTTGCAGGCTTTTATCCGCGTTTCTATCGATAAAGCGGTGGAGGCGCGAGACGACTTCTCTTCTGCGGTTCAAAACTGGCCGGAAGTGTTAAGCTGCTTTGCGTTAACGGGAGAAACCGATTATCTGCTTCATGCGTTTTTTACCGATATGAACGCGTTTTCGCATTTTGTGTTGGATACCCTTTTATCGCATCCCGGCGTGCAGGACGCGAAATCCAGTTTCGTATTGAAAGAAATTAAAAACACCACCGCCCTGCCTTTGGGGCATTTACATCAAGATTAA
- the mpl gene encoding UDP-N-acetylmuramate:L-alanyl-gamma-D-glutamyl-meso-diaminopimelate ligase produces MKHIHIIGIGGTFMGGVAAIAKEAGFKVTGCDAKMYPPMSTQLEALGIDVYEGFDAEQLDTFQADVYVIGNVAKRGMEVVEAVLNRGLPYISGPQWLAENVLHRHWVLAVAGTHGKTTTASMLAWVLEYAGLAPGFLIGGVPQNFSVSARLPQSPRQDPNSKSPFFVVEADEYDTAFFDKRSKFVHYRPRTCILNNLEFDHADIFADLAAIQTQFHHLVRTVPSEGLIACNGTEQSLRDTLNKGCWTPVEYFGGESGWQIGNVEADGSFDVWFEDRKAGHVAWQIIGEHNRMNALAVIAAARHAGVDIQTACEALGQFKNVKRRMETKGVANGVTVYDDFAHHPTAIATTVAGLRQKIGSRRILAVLEPRSNTMKLGTMKEALPESLREADQVFCYAGGLDWDVAAALAPLGSKLYVGKDFDSFVAEIVRQAQSGDHVLVMSNGGFGGIHEKLLSELEK; encoded by the coding sequence ATGAAACACATACACATTATCGGTATCGGCGGAACCTTTATGGGCGGCGTGGCGGCGATTGCCAAAGAAGCAGGATTCAAAGTAACCGGATGCGATGCCAAGATGTATCCGCCGATGAGCACCCAACTCGAAGCACTCGGTATCGATGTGTACGAAGGCTTCGATGCCGAACAGCTTGATACCTTTCAAGCCGATGTGTATGTGATCGGCAACGTAGCCAAAAGGGGCATGGAAGTGGTAGAGGCGGTATTGAACCGCGGCCTGCCGTATATTTCCGGCCCGCAGTGGTTGGCCGAAAATGTATTGCACCGGCACTGGGTGTTGGCTGTGGCGGGAACGCACGGTAAAACCACCACGGCATCCATGCTGGCTTGGGTGTTGGAATATGCAGGGCTTGCTCCGGGCTTTCTCATCGGCGGCGTGCCCCAAAATTTCAGCGTGTCCGCCCGCCTGCCGCAATCTCCGCGTCAAGATCCGAACAGTAAGTCTCCGTTTTTTGTGGTTGAAGCCGACGAATACGACACGGCCTTTTTCGACAAACGCTCCAAGTTTGTCCACTACCGCCCGCGCACCTGTATTCTCAACAACTTAGAATTCGATCACGCCGATATTTTTGCCGATTTGGCCGCGATTCAAACCCAATTCCATCATCTTGTGCGTACCGTGCCGTCTGAAGGGCTGATCGCGTGCAACGGCACCGAACAGAGCTTGCGCGATACTTTAAACAAAGGCTGCTGGACACCCGTGGAATATTTCGGCGGAGAAAGCGGTTGGCAGATCGGCAATGTAGAGGCAGACGGCTCGTTTGACGTTTGGTTCGAAGACCGAAAAGCAGGACATGTTGCTTGGCAAATCATAGGAGAACACAACCGCATGAACGCTTTGGCCGTTATTGCCGCTGCGAGACATGCCGGTGTGGACATTCAGACGGCCTGCGAAGCATTGGGGCAGTTTAAAAACGTGAAGCGGCGCATGGAAACCAAAGGCGTGGCAAACGGCGTAACGGTTTATGATGATTTTGCCCATCACCCCACCGCCATCGCCACAACCGTTGCCGGTTTGCGGCAGAAAATCGGCAGCCGGCGGATTTTGGCCGTATTGGAGCCGCGTTCGAATACCATGAAACTCGGCACCATGAAAGAAGCGTTGCCGGAAAGCCTGCGTGAAGCCGATCAAGTGTTTTGCTATGCAGGCGGGTTGGATTGGGATGTTGCCGCCGCACTCGCTCCGCTCGGCAGCAAGCTTTACGTCGGCAAGGATTTTGATTCATTTGTGGCGGAAATTGTAAGGCAGGCGCAAAGCGGCGACCATGTGTTGGTTATGAGTAACGGCGGTTTCGGCGGTATTCATGAGAAACTGCTTTCGGAATTGGAAAAATAG
- the dcd gene encoding dCTP deaminase, producing the protein MSIKSDKWIRRMSEQHGMIEPFEPNQIKEINGKKIISYGTSSYGYDIRCANEFKIFTNINSTIVDPKNFDPRNFVTVEDDYCIIPPNSFALARTVEYFRIPRNVLTVCLGKSTYARCGIIVNVTPFEPEWEGYVTLEFSNTTPLPAKIYAGEGVAQVLFFESDEVCETSYKDRNGKYMGQTGVTLPKT; encoded by the coding sequence ATGAGCATCAAATCGGACAAATGGATACGCCGTATGAGCGAGCAACACGGAATGATTGAGCCGTTTGAGCCGAATCAGATTAAAGAAATCAACGGTAAAAAAATCATTTCCTACGGCACTTCAAGCTACGGTTACGATATCCGTTGCGCCAATGAATTTAAAATTTTTACCAACATCAACAGCACGATTGTCGATCCCAAAAATTTCGATCCGCGCAATTTTGTAACGGTTGAAGACGACTACTGCATCATCCCGCCCAACTCTTTCGCACTGGCACGCACGGTTGAATATTTCCGCATCCCGCGTAACGTGCTGACGGTATGCCTGGGCAAATCCACTTATGCCCGCTGCGGCATTATCGTGAACGTAACGCCGTTCGAGCCTGAATGGGAAGGCTATGTTACGCTGGAATTTTCCAACACCACCCCGCTGCCGGCCAAAATTTACGCGGGAGAAGGCGTGGCTCAGGTATTGTTTTTTGAAAGCGACGAAGTGTGCGAAACCTCTTATAAAGACCGCAACGGCAAATATATGGGGCAAACAGGCGTTACCTTGCCCAAAACCTGA
- a CDS encoding SDR family NAD(P)-dependent oxidoreductase, whose translation MDTGVIISGHSSGLGLALVEHYLSAGCRILGLSRRQAALGPSENLLQHSVDLSRAEALAALLSDGLLDDFSAGAREIILINNAAAVAPNAVAGMQSAGEISTAVSLNIAAPLLLTNHLIACKPKRSVLKIVHISSGAGRNAYPGWSVYGASKAALDHHARCIAAEQHAGVYIASIAPGVVDTPMQAEIRASHDGAFPMRQRFLDLKEQGGLSSPADTAARIAAMIASADFGKEVIDDVRRYAGHKGN comes from the coding sequence ATGGATACCGGAGTCATCATCAGCGGGCACAGCAGCGGCTTAGGGTTGGCGTTGGTCGAACATTATCTGTCGGCAGGCTGCCGCATATTGGGTTTGTCGCGACGGCAGGCAGCTTTGGGGCCGTCTGAAAATCTGTTGCAGCACAGTGTGGATTTAAGTCGGGCAGAAGCATTGGCTGCTTTGCTTTCAGACGGCCTGTTAGATGATTTTTCGGCGGGCGCGCGCGAAATCATTTTAATCAACAATGCGGCCGCCGTTGCTCCGAATGCCGTTGCGGGTATGCAGAGTGCCGGTGAAATTTCCACCGCCGTATCGTTAAACATTGCCGCACCGTTGCTGCTGACCAACCATCTGATCGCCTGCAAGCCTAAGCGCAGCGTGTTGAAAATCGTCCACATCAGCAGCGGGGCGGGACGCAATGCCTATCCCGGCTGGAGCGTGTATGGCGCAAGCAAAGCCGCGCTCGACCACCATGCCCGCTGTATCGCCGCCGAACAGCATGCCGGAGTTTACATCGCTTCTATTGCGCCCGGCGTGGTGGATACGCCGATGCAGGCCGAAATCCGTGCTTCGCATGACGGTGCTTTCCCGATGCGGCAGCGTTTTCTCGACCTGAAAGAGCAGGGCGGTTTGAGCAGTCCCGCCGATACCGCCGCCCGTATTGCCGCCATGATTGCATCTGCCGATTTCGGCAAAGAAGTTATAGACGATGTGCGCCGTTATGCAGGGCATAAAGGTAACTGA
- a CDS encoding sodium-dependent transporter has translation MFHQTSGVKHTLNYSRGTIVSDSNQSKRETFSSRRAFMFAAIGSAVGLGNIWRFPYVTYENGGGAFIVPYLVALLTAGIPLLFLDYALGHRNRGSAPLAFRRVNKAFEPFGWWNVLTNVIICIYYAVIIGWAASYTYYSLIGAWGSDPQAFFFKDYLQMADGVSLGLDFVAKVAGPLVGVWIFTLLILALGVQKGVARSSSFFMPLLVVMFLIMVGISLTLPGAEKGLNALFTPDWSKLSEPGVWVAAYGQIFFSLSICFGIMITYSSYLKKKSDLTGTGLVVGFANSSFEVLAGIGVFAALGFMAAANGKEVSEVASSGIGLAFIAFPAIINQAPFGALIGLLFFGSLVFAGITSMISIVEVIIAAIQDKMKLGRVTATFTVCIPMMIISTLLFGTTTGLPVLDVMDKFVNTYGIVAAGFLYVLAIAASKNLPVLRRHINAVSSFKVGPIWYACIGITIVILGYMLFKDTSALLEKNYEGYPDWFLNIFGWGMSLALVVLALVLSAMPWRKEEAFNPDEEKGDQE, from the coding sequence ATGTTTCATCAAACATCCGGCGTAAAACATACTTTAAATTATTCACGAGGTACGATTGTGTCTGATTCAAATCAATCCAAGCGCGAAACCTTCTCAAGCCGGCGGGCGTTTATGTTTGCCGCCATCGGTTCGGCGGTCGGTTTGGGCAATATCTGGCGTTTCCCTTACGTTACTTATGAAAACGGCGGCGGTGCATTTATCGTGCCTTATTTGGTTGCATTGCTGACTGCGGGCATCCCCCTGCTGTTTTTGGATTACGCTTTGGGCCACCGCAACCGCGGTTCCGCACCTTTGGCCTTCCGCCGCGTTAACAAAGCTTTCGAGCCTTTCGGCTGGTGGAACGTACTCACCAACGTAATCATCTGTATTTATTACGCGGTGATCATCGGCTGGGCGGCCAGCTATACCTATTACTCGCTTATCGGCGCATGGGGTTCCGACCCGCAGGCATTCTTTTTTAAAGACTATCTTCAAATGGCCGACGGCGTATCGTTAGGTTTGGATTTTGTCGCCAAAGTCGCCGGGCCGCTGGTGGGCGTTTGGATTTTTACCCTGCTGATTTTGGCATTGGGCGTACAAAAAGGCGTGGCCCGCTCTTCCAGTTTCTTCATGCCTTTATTGGTGGTGATGTTTTTGATTATGGTGGGAATTTCCCTCACTTTGCCGGGCGCGGAAAAAGGCTTGAACGCGCTGTTTACGCCTGATTGGTCTAAATTGTCCGAACCCGGAGTGTGGGTTGCCGCATACGGCCAGATTTTCTTCTCGCTCTCTATCTGTTTCGGCATCATGATTACTTATTCGTCTTACCTGAAAAAGAAATCTGACCTGACCGGCACCGGTTTGGTAGTGGGTTTTGCCAACAGCAGTTTTGAAGTATTGGCCGGCATCGGCGTATTCGCCGCTCTCGGCTTTATGGCGGCCGCCAACGGCAAAGAAGTGAGCGAAGTTGCCTCTTCGGGCATCGGCTTGGCATTCATCGCTTTTCCGGCCATCATCAACCAAGCCCCTTTCGGCGCTTTAATCGGATTGCTCTTTTTCGGCTCGTTGGTGTTTGCAGGCATCACTTCGATGATCTCGATTGTAGAAGTGATTATCGCGGCCATTCAAGACAAAATGAAACTGGGGCGGGTAACGGCAACATTTACCGTGTGTATTCCCATGATGATCATTTCCACCCTGCTCTTCGGCACCACCACGGGCTTGCCGGTGCTGGATGTGATGGATAAATTCGTTAACACTTACGGCATCGTGGCAGCAGGTTTCTTATATGTCTTGGCCATTGCCGCCAGCAAAAACCTGCCGGTTTTACGCCGACACATCAATGCCGTTTCTTCCTTCAAAGTCGGTCCGATTTGGTATGCCTGCATCGGCATCACCATCGTTATACTGGGCTACATGTTGTTTAAAGACACTTCCGCACTGCTGGAGAAAAACTATGAAGGCTATCCCGACTGGTTCTTAAACATCTTCGGTTGGGGCATGTCGCTGGCTCTGGTTGTATTGGCTTTGGTTTTGTCGGCAATGCCTTGGAGAAAAGAAGAAGCCTTCAATCCTGATGAAGAAAAAGGAGATCAAGAATGA
- the dut gene encoding dUTP diphosphatase, translating into MQTEVELKILNPKMADKLPAYATPGSAGLDLRACLDEAVELQPGETFLVPTGLAVHLGNPDYAAVLLPRSGLGHKHGVVLGNLVGLIDSDYQGELKVSVWNRSKEAFVIQPFERIAQMVIVPVVQASFKVVEEFAASERGEGGFGSTGKA; encoded by the coding sequence ATGCAAACAGAAGTGGAATTGAAGATTTTAAACCCCAAGATGGCCGACAAGCTGCCTGCTTACGCTACGCCCGGTTCGGCCGGTTTGGATTTGCGTGCCTGCCTCGACGAGGCCGTGGAGCTGCAACCGGGCGAGACGTTTCTTGTGCCGACGGGGCTGGCCGTTCATTTGGGCAATCCCGATTATGCTGCGGTATTGTTGCCCCGTTCAGGCTTGGGGCATAAGCACGGCGTTGTGCTGGGCAATTTGGTCGGTTTGATTGATTCGGATTACCAAGGCGAATTAAAAGTATCGGTTTGGAACCGCAGTAAAGAAGCATTTGTGATCCAACCGTTTGAGCGGATTGCCCAAATGGTGATTGTGCCTGTGGTTCAGGCTTCGTTTAAAGTGGTAGAAGAATTTGCCGCAAGCGAGCGCGGAGAGGGCGGTTTCGGCAGCACGGGCAAGGCTTGA
- the gcvH gene encoding glycine cleavage system protein GcvH has product MSNIPAELKYVSSHEWLRLEADGTVTVGITEHAQELLGDIVFVELPEVGANLAAEEQAGVVESVKAASDVYAPIAGEVVEINEALVDAPETANSEPYGAGWFFKIKPANAADLDGLLTAEQYAAEIG; this is encoded by the coding sequence ATGAGCAATATCCCCGCTGAATTGAAATATGTGTCCAGCCACGAATGGCTGCGTTTGGAAGCCGACGGCACCGTAACCGTGGGCATTACCGAACACGCGCAAGAGTTGTTGGGCGACATCGTATTTGTGGAACTGCCCGAGGTGGGTGCGAATCTGGCCGCCGAAGAGCAGGCCGGTGTGGTGGAATCGGTAAAAGCGGCTTCCGACGTTTACGCGCCGATTGCCGGTGAAGTGGTGGAAATCAACGAAGCTTTGGTTGATGCGCCCGAAACGGCCAACAGCGAGCCTTACGGCGCAGGTTGGTTCTTCAAAATCAAACCGGCCAATGCTGCCGATTTGGATGGTTTGCTGACTGCCGAGCAATACGCTGCCGAAATCGGCTAA
- the aldA gene encoding aldehyde dehydrogenase, with amino-acid sequence MKQLAMYINGAFVSDFAGSYRDVLNPATEAVIAREPKGSRADVEKAVAAAYAAQPAWERVPAVERGAYLRKIAAGIRERADELTDTIVAEGGKTKDLARIEVMFTADYLDYQAEWARRYEGEIIQSDRPKENIFLFKRPLGVIGGILPWNFPFFLIARKMGPALVTGNTIVVKPSSVTPINCHIFAEIVHSVGLPAGVFNVVNGPGAEIGNALASHPQVAMVSLTGSVEAGRQVMEAASANITKVSLELGGKAPALVLKDADLDLAVKSIVASRVGNTGQICNCAERVYVHKSIKDQFIEKMTAAIKAVRFGNPAEAAEGALEMGPLIEERAVKEVAEKVQRAVSQGATLVCGGKRAEGKGYFFEPTVLTDVDNSMDIMKEETFGPVLPIATFETLDEAVSLANDCEFGLTSSVYTTNLNEAFYVTRRLQFGETYINRENFEAMQGFHAGWKKSGIGGADGKHGLEEYLQTQMVYLETNI; translated from the coding sequence ATGAAACAATTGGCGATGTATATCAACGGTGCGTTTGTGTCTGATTTTGCAGGCAGCTACCGCGATGTGTTGAACCCGGCTACCGAAGCGGTGATTGCGCGGGAACCGAAGGGCAGCCGTGCCGATGTGGAAAAAGCGGTGGCGGCGGCTTATGCGGCGCAGCCTGCGTGGGAACGTGTGCCGGCAGTGGAGCGCGGTGCGTATCTGCGTAAAATCGCGGCGGGCATTCGCGAGCGTGCGGATGAGTTGACCGATACGATTGTGGCCGAAGGCGGCAAAACCAAAGATTTGGCGCGTATCGAAGTGATGTTTACCGCTGATTATCTGGATTATCAGGCGGAATGGGCGCGCCGTTATGAGGGCGAGATTATTCAGAGCGACCGTCCGAAAGAAAATATTTTCTTGTTTAAGCGTCCGTTGGGCGTGATCGGCGGTATTTTGCCGTGGAATTTCCCGTTTTTCCTGATTGCCCGCAAAATGGGGCCTGCGCTGGTTACGGGCAATACGATTGTGGTTAAGCCCAGCAGCGTTACGCCGATCAACTGTCATATTTTTGCGGAAATCGTGCACAGCGTCGGCCTGCCTGCGGGCGTGTTCAACGTGGTGAACGGCCCGGGTGCGGAAATCGGCAATGCGTTGGCATCGCATCCGCAAGTCGCAATGGTGAGCCTCACCGGTTCGGTGGAAGCCGGCCGCCAAGTGATGGAAGCGGCTTCGGCAAACATCACCAAAGTGTCGCTGGAATTGGGCGGCAAAGCACCCGCGCTGGTGTTGAAAGACGCCGATTTGGATTTGGCGGTGAAGTCGATAGTGGCTTCACGCGTGGGCAATACCGGCCAAATCTGTAACTGCGCCGAACGCGTGTATGTGCATAAGAGCATTAAAGATCAATTTATCGAGAAGATGACCGCAGCCATAAAAGCGGTGCGTTTCGGCAATCCTGCCGAAGCGGCTGAAGGCGCGCTGGAAATGGGCCCGCTGATTGAAGAGCGCGCGGTGAAGGAAGTGGCGGAAAAAGTTCAGCGCGCCGTTTCGCAAGGTGCGACGCTGGTGTGCGGCGGTAAACGCGCCGAGGGCAAAGGCTATTTCTTCGAGCCGACCGTGTTGACCGATGTCGATAACAGCATGGACATTATGAAAGAAGAAACCTTCGGCCCCGTGCTGCCGATTGCGACTTTTGAAACGCTGGACGAAGCCGTTTCGTTGGCGAACGATTGCGAATTCGGCCTCACCAGCTCGGTGTACACCACCAATCTGAACGAAGCCTTCTATGTAACCCGCCGCCTGCAATTCGGCGAAACCTACATCAACCGTGAAAACTTCGAGGCCATGCAGGGTTTCCATGCCGGTTGGAAAAAATCGGGTATCGGCGGTGCCGACGGCAAACACGGTTTGGAAGAGTATCTGCAAACGCAGATGGTTTATTTGGAAACCAATATTTAA
- a CDS encoding methionine/alanine import family NSS transporter small subunit has protein sequence MSSTAIMMLIITLVIIWGGFLVSIIRLPKE, from the coding sequence ATGAGCAGCACCGCAATCATGATGCTTATCATCACACTGGTTATTATTTGGGGCGGATTCCTAGTATCCATCATCCGCCTGCCTAAAGAATAA
- a CDS encoding AI-2E family transporter, translated as MYHKKARGAKPWIVMTVVLLLLVWLLYALGNILTPFIVAAVLAYILNPLVEKLRNKGVKRGPASMMVMVFALMLLLALMLIIVPMLISQFNNMIDRVPQIINFVQGKLLPWLDKLAGKHATIDVQSITLWIQSHTGELNNALRRLAPTLMRQSSNVAVGLTNLMLLPFLLYYFLLDWQRWSHGIKALIPRRFIDTYTRIAGNMDKVLGEFLRGQLLVMLIMGVIYGVGLMLTGLDSGFAIGMIAGILVFVPYLGAFTGLLLATLAALLQFGSWQGLLMVWAVFGVGQFLESFFITPKIVGDRIGLSPFWVIFSLMAFGQLMGFVGMLIGLPLAAVTLVLLREGADVYFKSLFYKHK; from the coding sequence ATGTATCATAAAAAAGCGCGCGGCGCGAAGCCGTGGATTGTGATGACGGTGGTGTTGCTGCTGCTGGTGTGGCTGCTGTATGCACTCGGAAATATTCTGACGCCGTTTATTGTTGCAGCGGTGTTGGCGTATATTTTGAATCCGCTGGTGGAAAAGCTGCGTAACAAAGGTGTAAAACGCGGCCCGGCTTCGATGATGGTGATGGTTTTCGCGTTGATGCTGCTGCTGGCGTTGATGCTGATTATCGTGCCGATGCTGATCAGCCAGTTTAACAATATGATCGACCGTGTGCCGCAGATTATTAATTTTGTTCAGGGCAAACTGCTGCCTTGGCTCGATAAGCTGGCCGGCAAGCATGCAACTATTGATGTGCAGAGTATTACGCTGTGGATTCAATCGCATACGGGCGAGTTGAACAATGCTTTGCGCCGACTTGCGCCGACCTTGATGCGCCAAAGCAGCAATGTGGCGGTGGGGTTGACCAACCTGATGTTGTTGCCGTTTCTGCTGTATTATTTTCTGCTCGATTGGCAGCGGTGGTCGCACGGGATCAAGGCTTTGATTCCCAGACGCTTTATTGATACTTACACGCGCATTGCGGGCAATATGGACAAGGTATTGGGCGAGTTTTTGCGCGGTCAGCTGTTGGTCATGCTGATTATGGGCGTGATTTACGGCGTGGGTTTGATGCTCACGGGGCTGGATTCGGGTTTCGCCATCGGTATGATCGCCGGCATTTTGGTGTTTGTGCCGTATTTGGGCGCATTTACCGGCCTGCTGTTGGCAACGTTGGCAGCTTTGCTGCAATTCGGTTCGTGGCAGGGTTTGTTGATGGTGTGGGCGGTGTTCGGTGTCGGCCAGTTTTTGGAGAGCTTCTTCATTACGCCGAAAATCGTGGGCGACCGCATCGGTTTGTCGCCTTTCTGGGTGATTTTTTCGTTGATGGCCTTCGGCCAGTTGATGGGTTTCGTGGGCATGTTGATCGGCTTGCCGTTGGCGGCGGTAACGTTGGTGTTGCTGCGCGAAGGAGCGGATGTTTATTTCAAGAGTTTGTTCTATAAACACAAATAA
- the gcvT gene encoding glycine cleavage system aminomethyltransferase GcvT produces the protein MTTLKTTPFNQAHKDAGGKLVDFAGWELPVNYGSQIQEHEAVRTDAGMFDVSHMLVSDIKGSQAKQWLQKLLANDVAKLSFVGKALYSAMLNDNGGVMDDLIVYRTNEAETQYRIVSNAATREKDLAQFAKVGEAFGIEITPRYDLAMLAVQGPKAIEKLLAVKPEWAETVNALKPFQGADLGNDWFVARTGYTGEDGVEVILPGTEATAFFTALREAGVQPCGLGARDTLRMEAGMNLYGHDMNDETSPLQAGMGWTVDLKDENRDFIGKTALVALKEKGVDVKQVGLLLAKGGVLREGMEVVTEQGKGITTSGVFSPSLKQSIAIARVPKAFEGDAAKVAIRGKEVDVRVLKLPFVRNGQKQFD, from the coding sequence ATGACTACCCTCAAAACCACCCCGTTCAACCAAGCCCATAAAGACGCAGGCGGCAAACTTGTTGATTTTGCTGGCTGGGAGCTGCCCGTCAACTACGGCTCGCAAATCCAAGAACACGAAGCCGTGCGCACCGACGCAGGCATGTTCGACGTATCCCACATGCTCGTTTCCGACATCAAAGGCAGCCAAGCCAAGCAATGGCTGCAAAAACTGCTCGCCAACGACGTAGCCAAACTTTCATTCGTCGGCAAAGCCCTTTATTCCGCCATGCTCAACGACAACGGCGGCGTGATGGACGACCTGATCGTTTACCGCACCAACGAAGCCGAAACCCAATACCGCATCGTATCCAACGCCGCCACCCGCGAAAAAGACTTGGCACAATTTGCCAAAGTAGGCGAAGCGTTCGGCATCGAAATCACCCCCCGCTACGATCTCGCCATGCTCGCCGTGCAAGGCCCCAAAGCCATTGAAAAACTGCTCGCCGTCAAACCCGAATGGGCCGAAACCGTGAACGCGCTCAAGCCCTTCCAAGGCGCAGATTTAGGCAACGACTGGTTTGTCGCCCGCACCGGCTACACCGGCGAAGACGGCGTAGAAGTGATTCTGCCCGGCACCGAAGCCACCGCCTTCTTTACCGCCTTGCGCGAAGCCGGCGTGCAACCTTGCGGCCTCGGCGCACGCGACACCCTGCGCATGGAAGCCGGCATGAACCTCTACGGCCACGACATGAACGACGAAACCAGCCCCCTGCAAGCCGGCATGGGCTGGACGGTGGACTTGAAAGACGAAAACCGCGACTTCATCGGCAAAACCGCCCTCGTCGCCCTCAAAGAAAAAGGCGTGGACGTGAAACAAGTCGGCCTGCTGCTGGCCAAAGGCGGCGTATTGCGCGAAGGCATGGAAGTCGTTACCGAACAAGGCAAAGGCATCACCACCAGCGGCGTGTTTTCCCCCAGCCTGAAACAATCCATCGCCATCGCCCGCGTGCCCAAAGCCTTTGAAGGCGACGCGGCCAAAGTGGCGATTCGCGGCAAGGAAGTGGATGTGCGCGTGTTGAAACTGCCGTTTGTGCGGAATGGGCAGAAGCAGTTTGATTGA
- a CDS encoding DUF3149 domain-containing protein produces the protein MELLKELFESPVGIMSLLTILFVIVIATVLFFWVKKQADKPRN, from the coding sequence ATGGAACTACTCAAAGAATTATTTGAATCGCCTGTGGGCATTATGTCGCTGCTGACGATTCTTTTTGTGATTGTGATTGCAACGGTTTTATTCTTCTGGGTGAAAAAACAAGCTGACAAACCTAGAAACTGA
- a CDS encoding Smr/MutS family protein: MNNDFQAALKALGKQAKQEAREREDAEAKARKQAAEEVDFAKEMGGVVPLKNSNRYAPPRDKSPIKPRKTDGASLAAEDYFYVGDGGFDEPPTSFSKNGQGKNDIRRLQSGHWPVVADVDLHGYTQEQAQEVLNEFIEFTKKRGVCGEIVHGSGLGSSGYKPVLKTLVRRWLMAHPDVLAYVEPHKGNDGAVRILLKRNKAWDAE; the protein is encoded by the coding sequence ATGAACAACGATTTCCAAGCCGCGCTCAAAGCGTTGGGCAAACAAGCCAAACAAGAAGCCCGAGAGCGGGAAGATGCCGAAGCAAAGGCGCGCAAACAGGCTGCCGAAGAGGTGGACTTTGCCAAAGAAATGGGCGGAGTCGTGCCGCTGAAAAACAGCAACCGCTATGCTCCCCCGCGCGACAAAAGCCCCATCAAGCCGCGTAAAACCGATGGAGCGTCATTGGCGGCGGAAGATTATTTTTATGTGGGCGACGGCGGATTTGACGAGCCGCCCACATCGTTCAGCAAAAACGGCCAAGGCAAAAACGACATCCGCCGTTTGCAAAGCGGCCATTGGCCGGTGGTGGCCGATGTGGATTTGCACGGCTACACCCAAGAGCAGGCGCAGGAAGTATTGAACGAGTTTATCGAATTTACCAAAAAGCGCGGCGTGTGCGGCGAAATCGTGCACGGCAGCGGCTTGGGGTCTTCAGGCTACAAGCCTGTGTTGAAAACGCTGGTGCGCCGTTGGCTGATGGCCCATCCCGATGTGTTGGCCTATGTGGAACCGCACAAAGGCAACGACGGCGCGGTGCGGATTTTGCTGAAACGCAATAAAGCATGGGATGCCGAATAA
- a CDS encoding lipoprotein signal peptidase, translating into MQNPHLRRISALCAVCSFAYLYDMSALAVLLRLELHPHLRVLQRSYPIFSVCRRSVL; encoded by the coding sequence TTGCAAAACCCCCATCTGCGGCGCATTTCTGCGTTGTGCGCTGTTTGCTCGTTTGCCTATCTGTATGATATGTCTGCACTCGCTGTGCTGCTACGCCTTGAACTGCATCCACATCTGAGGGTTTTGCAAAGGTCTTACCCCATCTTTTCTGTTTGCCGAAGGAGCGTGTTATGA